A single genomic interval of Ruminococcus sp. NK3A76 harbors:
- a CDS encoding bifunctional chorismate mutase/prephenate dehydratase, with translation MDLTQLRQQINETDKQIQQLFEKRMGLCMDVAEYKIKNNIKVFQSGREKEIIDRVRGDAPDWLENSAEVLFTTLMDISKSLQYRRFFADTTNIVHRTLDLSAPAKVAVPGTVGSYSEEAACKLLPKGVFTFFADFEDVIRCVMDGEADFGILPIQNSTAGSVSRTYDLMKKYDLNICASTKVRIDHCLAAKKGTKISDISIVYSHTQALMQCSDFLSENHLKSHEHFNTALAADKVKESSEPIAAVCSRKCAAEKGLDILAENIANANDNFTRFILISKETLISGDADTISVSLTLPHTRSALYRMLTKFSVAGLNLTMIESKPIANSDFDVVFYLDFEGSIKRPEVVKLITELENELAFFRFLGNYKEIV, from the coding sequence ATGGATCTAACACAACTCAGACAACAGATAAACGAAACTGACAAGCAGATACAGCAGCTCTTTGAAAAGCGCATGGGGCTGTGCATGGACGTGGCTGAATACAAGATAAAGAACAATATCAAGGTGTTCCAGTCGGGCAGGGAAAAGGAGATAATCGACCGTGTCAGGGGAGATGCCCCCGACTGGCTCGAAAACTCCGCCGAGGTGCTTTTCACAACACTTATGGATATATCAAAGAGTTTGCAGTATCGGCGCTTTTTTGCCGACACGACAAATATAGTACACCGCACGCTCGACCTCAGTGCTCCTGCAAAGGTCGCAGTTCCGGGAACGGTAGGCTCATACTCGGAGGAGGCTGCCTGCAAGCTGCTGCCGAAGGGCGTATTTACCTTCTTTGCCGATTTTGAGGACGTTATAAGATGCGTTATGGACGGCGAGGCTGACTTTGGCATACTGCCGATACAGAACTCGACCGCCGGCAGCGTTTCAAGGACATACGACCTTATGAAAAAGTATGACCTGAACATCTGCGCTTCCACCAAGGTCAGGATAGACCACTGCCTTGCTGCAAAGAAGGGCACAAAGATATCCGATATCAGCATAGTTTATTCCCACACGCAGGCGCTCATGCAGTGCTCGGACTTTTTGTCGGAGAACCACTTAAAGAGCCACGAGCATTTCAACACTGCCCTTGCAGCCGACAAGGTAAAGGAAAGCAGCGAGCCGATAGCCGCTGTATGCTCACGCAAGTGCGCAGCAGAAAAGGGGCTCGATATCCTTGCTGAGAACATAGCAAACGCAAACGACAACTTCACACGCTTTATACTTATCTCAAAGGAAACACTTATCTCTGGGGACGCTGACACGATATCGGTTAGCCTTACACTTCCGCACACACGCTCGGCACTTTACAGGATGCTCACAAAGTTCTCGGTCGCAGGCTTGAATCTTACGATGATAGAGTCAAAGCCGATAGCAAATTCTGATTTTGACGTTGTGTTTTACCTCGATTTTGAGGGAAGCATAAAGCGCCCCGAGGTAGTAAAGCTGATAACCGAGCTTGAAAACGAGCTTGCGTTCTTCCGCTTCCTCGGCAACTATAAGGAGATAGTATGA
- a CDS encoding glycoside hydrolase family 3 C-terminal domain-containing protein, translated as MKNAAAYSDARNKAQELVSKMTVEEAASQLRYDSPAIERLGIPAYNWWNEALHGLARNGITTVFPQAIALAASFDEKLVFEVADITSTETRAKFNVFSKQGDRDIYKGLTMWAPNINIFRDPRWGRGQETYGEDPFLTATLGKAYVHGLQGDEDILKTAACAKHFAVHSGPEGVRHEFNAEADAFDLEDTYLYAFEELVKEADVEGVMGAYNRVNGEPACASDFLMSKLHDWGFAGYFVSDCWAINDFHTHHMVTSNAVESAAMALNAGCDVNCGCCYVNLIAALEQGLTTEEKIREAAVHLFTTRYKLGMLGGSTPYDDIPYTVCACDEHKQKSYEASQKAIVLLENNGILPLDKSKLKTIAVIGPTATSTAVLEGNYNGTSDTYHTFLEGIKDSFDGRVLYSEGCHLFKDRVSVLAQPDDRLSEAYTVASLADVVILCLGLDATIEGEEGDTGNEFAAGDKLDLRLPESQRRLIECVRKTGKPVIAVVAAGSAINTETEFDALIHAWYSGAEGGRALADILFGRISPSAKLPVTFYKDADELPDFTDYSMKGRTYRYIENGSNVLYPFGFGLTYSKVEVTGLTYDSGNAKVSFKNTGSSDTQDVIELYIKPDDERCRENYHLCGFARVDTKAGQSGEVTVKIPDKAFTFVTEQGERVRAGSFKLYASTHQPDELSCKLNGTDFVSIGVNI; from the coding sequence ATGAAAAATGCAGCAGCTTATTCGGATGCAAGAAACAAAGCGCAGGAGCTTGTGAGCAAAATGACAGTCGAGGAGGCAGCATCTCAGCTGAGATATGACTCGCCGGCTATTGAAAGGCTTGGGATACCTGCATACAACTGGTGGAACGAGGCTCTGCACGGCCTTGCAAGAAACGGCATCACGACCGTTTTTCCGCAGGCGATAGCGCTTGCGGCGAGCTTTGATGAGAAGCTCGTGTTTGAAGTCGCAGACATCACCTCTACCGAGACAAGGGCAAAGTTCAACGTCTTCTCAAAGCAGGGCGACAGGGATATCTACAAAGGGCTTACTATGTGGGCGCCCAACATCAACATATTCCGTGACCCACGCTGGGGCAGAGGGCAGGAAACATACGGCGAGGACCCATTCCTGACAGCAACGCTCGGCAAGGCTTACGTTCACGGCCTGCAGGGCGATGAAGATATCTTGAAGACCGCCGCCTGCGCCAAGCACTTTGCAGTTCACTCGGGGCCTGAGGGGGTAAGGCATGAATTCAATGCCGAGGCAGATGCATTTGACCTTGAAGACACCTATCTCTACGCATTTGAGGAGCTTGTAAAGGAAGCTGACGTTGAGGGCGTTATGGGCGCATACAACCGTGTTAACGGCGAGCCTGCCTGTGCGAGCGATTTCCTTATGAGCAAGCTGCATGACTGGGGCTTTGCAGGCTACTTCGTGTCAGACTGCTGGGCTATAAATGATTTCCACACTCACCACATGGTGACATCTAACGCTGTCGAGAGCGCTGCTATGGCTCTCAATGCCGGGTGCGACGTAAACTGCGGCTGCTGCTATGTTAACCTTATCGCAGCTCTTGAACAGGGGCTCACCACTGAGGAGAAGATAAGAGAAGCGGCAGTTCACCTCTTTACTACAAGATACAAGCTCGGTATGCTGGGCGGCAGCACGCCTTATGATGATATCCCCTACACCGTCTGCGCCTGCGACGAGCACAAGCAGAAGTCGTATGAAGCATCGCAGAAGGCAATAGTGCTGCTTGAAAACAACGGCATTCTCCCGCTTGACAAAAGCAAACTGAAAACCATTGCCGTGATAGGCCCCACAGCCACGAGCACGGCAGTTCTGGAGGGCAACTACAACGGCACCTCCGATACATACCACACCTTCCTTGAAGGCATAAAGGACAGCTTTGACGGGCGTGTGCTCTATTCCGAGGGCTGCCACCTGTTCAAGGACAGAGTGTCGGTGCTCGCACAGCCTGACGACAGACTCAGCGAAGCATACACTGTAGCATCGCTTGCTGATGTTGTTATCCTCTGCTTAGGCCTTGATGCAACTATCGAGGGCGAGGAGGGCGACACAGGCAACGAATTCGCCGCAGGTGACAAGCTCGACCTCCGCCTTCCCGAGAGCCAGCGCAGGCTCATCGAGTGCGTCAGGAAGACGGGCAAGCCTGTTATCGCCGTAGTTGCCGCAGGAAGCGCTATAAACACCGAGACTGAGTTTGATGCGCTGATACACGCATGGTACAGCGGCGCTGAGGGCGGCAGAGCGCTTGCGGATATACTTTTCGGCAGGATATCACCCTCTGCAAAGCTGCCCGTGACATTCTACAAGGACGCTGACGAGCTGCCCGACTTCACCGACTACTCGATGAAGGGCAGGACATACAGATACATCGAAAACGGCAGCAACGTGCTCTATCCGTTCGGCTTCGGGCTTACTTATTCCAAGGTCGAGGTGACCGGGCTCACTTACGACAGCGGCAATGCAAAGGTCAGCTTCAAGAACACAGGCAGCAGCGACACGCAGGACGTAATAGAGCTATACATCAAGCCTGACGATGAAAGATGCCGTGAGAACTACCACCTCTGCGGCTTTGCAAGAGTTGACACAAAGGCAGGTCAAAGCGGCGAGGTGACAGTTAAGATACCAGACAAGGCGTTTACCTTTGTCACAGAGCAGGGCGAGAGAGTAAGGGCAGGCAGCTTTAAGCTCTATGCATCGACCCACCAGCCCGACGAGCTCAGCTGTAAGCTAAATGGCACAGATTTTGTGAGCATCGGGGTCAATATTTGA
- a CDS encoding SpoVA/SpoVAEb family sporulation membrane protein gives MVYLYAFLAGGVFCLIGQALIDFTKLTPARILVAYVVAGVLLGAAGLYEPLIRLAGAGASVPLTGFGYNLSQGVKKAVAEDGALGILTGGFTAAAAGMSAALLFGALASVMHFLLKRAKDSKV, from the coding sequence ATGGTTTATCTTTACGCATTTTTGGCAGGAGGAGTGTTCTGCCTTATCGGGCAGGCGCTTATCGACTTTACGAAGCTCACCCCGGCGAGGATACTTGTGGCATACGTTGTAGCAGGGGTGTTATTAGGTGCGGCAGGGCTGTATGAACCGCTTATCAGGCTTGCAGGGGCGGGTGCGAGCGTGCCGCTGACAGGCTTTGGCTACAACCTCTCGCAGGGGGTCAAAAAAGCCGTCGCCGAAGACGGCGCACTCGGCATCTTAACAGGCGGCTTTACAGCAGCTGCCGCAGGAATGAGCGCTGCTCTGCTATTCGGAGCGCTTGCATCGGTCATGCATTTTCTGCTAAAGCGTGCAAAGGACAGCAAGGTGTAA
- a CDS encoding vWA domain-containing protein: MKKNLTEMVFILDRSGSMSGLESDTIGGFNSMIEKQKTQEGEAFVSVVLFDDRSEVIYDRVKLSEIRQMTREDYFVRGCTALYDAVGDAIKHIANIHKYAREEDVPEHTVFVITTDGMENASRSFTQDSLKKLIEQQKEKHGWEFIFIGANIDSVKTAKSVGISEDMACDYEATETGTRAMFAAMAAPLMQIRAKGKASADWKEQLRK; the protein is encoded by the coding sequence ATGAAAAAGAACTTAACGGAAATGGTATTTATTTTGGACAGAAGCGGTTCGATGTCAGGCCTTGAGAGCGACACGATAGGCGGCTTCAACTCGATGATAGAAAAGCAGAAAACGCAGGAGGGCGAGGCGTTCGTATCAGTCGTGCTCTTTGATGACAGGAGCGAGGTCATCTACGACAGAGTAAAGCTCTCCGAGATAAGGCAGATGACAAGGGAGGACTACTTCGTGCGTGGCTGCACAGCGCTCTATGACGCAGTGGGCGATGCGATAAAGCACATAGCAAATATCCACAAATACGCCCGTGAGGAGGACGTGCCCGAGCACACTGTGTTTGTGATAACAACCGACGGCATGGAGAACGCATCACGCAGCTTCACGCAGGACAGTCTCAAAAAGCTCATCGAGCAGCAGAAGGAAAAACACGGCTGGGAGTTTATCTTCATAGGTGCAAATATCGACTCGGTAAAGACTGCAAAGAGCGTCGGCATCTCTGAGGACATGGCGTGCGACTACGAGGCAACAGAAACGGGCACAAGAGCGATGTTCGCCGCAATGGCTGCACCGTTAATGCAGATAAGAGCCAAGGGCAAGGCATCTGCTGACTGGAAAGAGCAGCTCCGTAAATAG
- the ybaK gene encoding Cys-tRNA(Pro) deacylase has product MAKNKDKDVKTNAMRILDKAGVEYKVNTYECEDFIDGVHIADMLGQSREQSFKTLAGKAKDGEICVFVIPIEKELDLKAAARAAGKKSVELLHVKDINAATGYIRGGVSPIGMKKLFLTVIDESVKQFDEVIISGGRLGSQIFLSPKDLIAVTKAKTEKITV; this is encoded by the coding sequence ATGGCTAAGAACAAAGACAAAGACGTTAAGACAAACGCCATGCGCATACTTGACAAAGCAGGCGTTGAATACAAGGTGAACACCTACGAGTGCGAGGACTTTATAGACGGAGTTCACATCGCAGATATGCTCGGCCAGAGCAGGGAGCAGTCGTTCAAGACGCTTGCAGGCAAGGCCAAGGACGGCGAGATATGCGTGTTCGTTATCCCGATCGAGAAAGAGCTTGACCTTAAGGCGGCAGCAAGGGCAGCAGGCAAGAAAAGCGTCGAGCTTCTGCACGTCAAGGATATAAACGCCGCCACAGGCTACATCAGGGGCGGTGTATCGCCGATAGGCATGAAAAAGCTGTTTCTGACGGTGATCGATGAGAGCGTTAAACAGTTTGACGAGGTGATAATAAGCGGCGGACGGTTAGGCTCGCAGATATTCTTATCACCCAAAGACCTGATAGCCGTTACAAAGGCAAAAACAGAAAAAATAACAGTATAA
- a CDS encoding stage V sporulation protein AD, whose protein sequence is MVVRYYLNKKERMMTVTRIFDTPPCITSFAAVGGSSEGKGPLGNHFDYISDDEYFGRTTYEQAESELQRQTAAIALEKAGLKFSDIDVILGGDLLNQCVATSFGHRESGVSILGLYAACSTFTEGLILSGMLTSYGLAGKALGITSSHFYSAERQYRMPIEYGGQRAPTTQRTATAAGAVIVGQGECAPFIRGFTVGRIVDMGVTDAANMGAAMAPAAYDTITRFLNESGRSIADFDRIITGDLGMIGSSLLYKLFERDGVDIKDKHLDCGCLLYDPDTQDVHSGGSGCGCVASVSCAYLLPKIITGEYENILLAATGALMSPTMTQQGESIPSVSHAVWLSHSV, encoded by the coding sequence ATGGTTGTGCGGTATTACCTAAACAAAAAAGAAAGAATGATGACTGTGACAAGGATATTTGATACACCGCCCTGCATAACCTCATTTGCGGCAGTCGGCGGTTCAAGCGAGGGCAAGGGGCCTCTGGGGAACCATTTTGACTACATCAGCGATGATGAATACTTCGGCAGGACGACCTACGAGCAGGCCGAGAGCGAGCTGCAAAGGCAGACGGCAGCCATAGCTCTTGAAAAGGCAGGGCTTAAGTTTAGCGACATAGACGTTATCTTAGGCGGCGACCTGCTGAATCAGTGCGTTGCGACCTCCTTCGGGCACAGGGAGTCGGGGGTGAGCATACTCGGGCTTTACGCTGCCTGCTCGACCTTTACCGAGGGGCTGATATTATCAGGCATGCTCACTTCATACGGGCTTGCAGGCAAGGCTCTCGGCATCACCTCGTCGCACTTCTACTCAGCCGAGCGTCAGTACCGTATGCCGATAGAATACGGCGGCCAGCGTGCCCCCACCACCCAGCGCACAGCCACAGCCGCAGGTGCCGTGATAGTCGGGCAGGGCGAGTGTGCGCCGTTTATCAGGGGCTTTACAGTCGGGCGGATAGTCGATATGGGCGTTACCGATGCTGCCAACATGGGTGCAGCTATGGCGCCTGCTGCATACGACACGATAACACGCTTTCTTAATGAGAGCGGCAGGAGCATTGCTGACTTTGACCGTATAATCACCGGCGACCTTGGTATGATAGGCTCATCGCTTTTATATAAGCTCTTTGAGCGTGACGGGGTGGATATAAAAGACAAGCACCTCGACTGCGGCTGCCTGCTATATGACCCCGACACACAGGACGTTCACTCAGGCGGAAGCGGCTGCGGCTGTGTGGCATCAGTCAGCTGCGCTTATCTGCTGCCGAAGATAATAACCGGCGAATATGAGAATATCCTGCTTGCGGCGACCGGGGCGCTTATGTCCCCCACGATGACACAGCAGGGCGAGAGCATACCGTCTGTCTCGCACGCAGTATGGCTCTCACACAGCGTTTAA
- the mgtE gene encoding magnesium transporter, with protein sequence MNAEIMELLDSKDVKKIKELFVDMNEADIADILRYYYEHTENDKTELPLLFRLLPKDVAADVFSYMESDMQMTLINAFSDKELEAVFDDLFIDDTVDIIEEMPANVVSRILQSTDSETRKQINQILKYPKDSAGSIMTTEYVYLTKDMTVKEGLRKIKEVGVVKETVYTLYVTEARKLIGVLSVLDLITSDDDKRMEEIMDTNVISVDTLEDREVVARQFSKYDFLALPVVDKEGRIVGIITFDDVMDVIEDEVTEDFSKMAAVAPAEDEYFKTSVFRHARNRIMWLLILMLSATLTGTIITKYEAAFAAVPLLVSFIPMLTGTGGNCGSQTSTMVIRGMSVGEIKLRDFFRVVFKEFRIALIVSSILAFVNGLRIYITYTYFVESDSDPLKMSICVSGAIICTVIMSKLIGCMLPMLAKRCKLDPAIMAAPLITTIVDTATTFVFFNIAMIVFGLSV encoded by the coding sequence TTGAACGCAGAAATAATGGAGCTTCTTGACTCCAAGGACGTAAAAAAGATAAAAGAGCTCTTTGTCGATATGAATGAGGCCGATATCGCCGATATACTGCGATACTACTACGAGCACACAGAAAACGACAAGACCGAGCTCCCGCTGCTTTTCAGGCTGCTGCCAAAGGACGTTGCGGCAGACGTTTTCTCCTATATGGAGAGCGATATGCAGATGACGCTGATAAACGCCTTCTCTGATAAGGAGCTTGAAGCGGTGTTTGATGACCTCTTCATCGACGATACGGTAGATATCATCGAGGAGATGCCTGCAAATGTCGTTTCCCGAATACTCCAGTCAACAGACAGCGAAACGAGAAAGCAGATAAACCAGATACTCAAATACCCCAAGGACTCGGCAGGCTCTATCATGACCACCGAGTATGTGTACCTCACAAAGGATATGACCGTCAAGGAAGGCCTTCGCAAGATAAAGGAGGTAGGCGTTGTCAAGGAGACAGTCTACACCCTGTATGTCACAGAAGCGAGAAAGCTCATAGGCGTGCTCTCGGTGCTTGACCTTATAACCTCTGACGATGACAAGCGTATGGAGGAGATAATGGATACCAACGTTATCTCTGTCGATACTCTTGAAGATCGTGAGGTCGTTGCAAGGCAGTTCTCTAAATACGACTTCCTGGCGCTGCCGGTGGTCGATAAAGAGGGCAGGATAGTCGGCATCATAACCTTCGACGATGTAATGGACGTTATCGAGGACGAGGTAACGGAGGACTTCTCGAAGATGGCAGCCGTTGCCCCTGCTGAGGACGAGTATTTCAAGACGAGCGTTTTCAGACACGCAAGAAACAGGATAATGTGGCTGCTGATACTTATGCTCTCGGCAACGCTCACAGGTACTATAATCACAAAATACGAGGCGGCCTTTGCAGCCGTGCCGCTGCTGGTGTCGTTCATACCAATGCTTACAGGCACGGGCGGCAACTGCGGCTCGCAGACTTCTACCATGGTCATTCGTGGTATGTCGGTAGGCGAGATAAAGCTGAGAGATTTCTTCAGGGTGGTATTCAAGGAATTCCGCATAGCGCTTATCGTAAGCTCGATACTTGCCTTCGTAAACGGCCTCAGGATATACATCACCTACACATATTTCGTTGAGAGCGATTCTGACCCGCTCAAGATGTCGATATGCGTCAGCGGGGCGATAATTTGTACAGTTATCATGTCAAAGCTCATCGGCTGTATGCTGCCGATGCTCGCAAAGCGCTGCAAGCTCGACCCTGCTATCATGGCAGCACCGCTCATCACGACCATCGTTGATACGGCGACTACATTTGTGTTCTTCAACATCGCTATGATCGTTTTCGGGCTCAGCGTATAA
- a CDS encoding epoxyqueuosine reductase QueH yields MQNKINIQAQTDEILKSIKDSGEKKTLLLHSCCAPCSSYCLEYLSEYFEITDMFYNPNIYPPEEYDKRSAELERLISEMPLAGRVTFLPEEYDEQEFYDAVKGLEALGEGSERCFACFRLRLERAAKYAKEHGFDYFTTTLSISPYKNAQALYDISRELSEKYGVAFLPSDFKKKNGYKRSIELSHEYDLYRQDYCGCVFSKREAEQRHKEKENG; encoded by the coding sequence ATGCAAAACAAGATAAACATTCAGGCACAGACCGATGAGATACTAAAAAGCATAAAAGACAGCGGTGAGAAGAAAACGCTTTTGCTGCACAGCTGTTGTGCGCCGTGTTCGAGCTACTGCCTTGAATATCTGTCGGAGTATTTTGAGATAACCGATATGTTCTATAACCCAAACATCTATCCGCCTGAGGAGTATGACAAGAGAAGCGCCGAGCTTGAGCGGCTGATAAGCGAGATGCCGCTTGCAGGCAGGGTGACGTTTCTGCCGGAGGAGTATGACGAGCAGGAATTCTACGATGCAGTAAAGGGTCTTGAAGCGCTCGGCGAGGGGAGCGAGAGGTGCTTTGCCTGCTTCAGATTACGCCTTGAAAGGGCGGCGAAATACGCCAAGGAGCACGGCTTTGATTACTTCACGACGACGCTTTCTATCTCGCCCTACAAGAATGCGCAGGCACTCTATGACATATCAAGGGAGCTGTCGGAAAAGTACGGCGTGGCTTTCCTGCCGTCTGATTTTAAAAAGAAAAACGGCTATAAGCGCTCGATAGAGCTGTCACACGAATATGACCTTTACAGGCAGGATTACTGCGGCTGCGTGTTCTCAAAAAGGGAAGCAGAGCAAAGACACAAGGAGAAAGAGAATGGCTAA
- a CDS encoding MATE family efflux transporter — MDNTKQNILGTDPVGKLMLKFSIPSIIAMLVGALYNIVDQLFIGQKVGMLGNAATNVAFPLTTSCIALSLLFGIGGASAFNLTLGQGKKEKAPYFMGNAATMLVISGVALMVITLVFLKPLLRLFGSPDDVMPYAADYVSITAFGFPFLVLTTGGGHLIRADGSPRMTMICSLTGAIINTILDAVFVVGFEWGMKGAAIATVIGQLISGLIVLWYLRFSCKTVTLSPKHLKPSLSYCRKIFAIGMASFFNQIAMMIVQVVLNNSLKTYGAQSVYGDSIPLSCAGIIMKISQLVFSIVIGLSQGTQPIESFNYGAKRFDRVKKAYMLASVFAVGFSFVCFVCFQVFPKQILSLFGDGTPEYFEFGIRFMRRFLFFLWLVALQPVTSTFFTSIGKAIKGVFLSLTRQIIFFLPALLILPRIMGIDGIVYAGPIADFISAIIAIVMCYIEFKDMKKLEAETA; from the coding sequence ATGGACAACACAAAACAGAATATCCTCGGCACTGACCCTGTCGGCAAGCTGATGCTGAAATTCTCAATACCAAGCATCATAGCAATGCTCGTGGGCGCACTTTACAACATCGTAGACCAGCTCTTTATCGGCCAGAAGGTCGGTATGCTCGGCAACGCTGCGACCAATGTGGCGTTCCCTCTTACCACCTCGTGTATTGCGCTCTCGCTGCTGTTCGGTATAGGCGGTGCGTCGGCTTTCAACTTAACGCTCGGTCAGGGCAAAAAGGAAAAAGCGCCTTACTTTATGGGCAACGCCGCCACCATGCTCGTGATAAGCGGTGTTGCGCTCATGGTGATAACGCTTGTCTTCTTAAAGCCATTGCTGCGGCTTTTCGGCTCGCCTGATGATGTAATGCCCTACGCTGCAGATTATGTCAGCATCACGGCATTCGGCTTCCCGTTCCTTGTGCTGACGACAGGCGGCGGCCACCTTATCAGGGCAGACGGCAGCCCGAGAATGACTATGATATGCTCGCTCACAGGCGCTATAATCAACACCATTCTCGATGCGGTGTTCGTTGTAGGCTTTGAATGGGGCATGAAGGGTGCGGCTATCGCTACAGTCATAGGTCAGCTGATATCGGGGCTTATCGTTTTATGGTATCTGAGATTCAGCTGCAAGACTGTCACTCTCAGCCCCAAGCACCTCAAGCCCTCACTCAGCTATTGCAGGAAGATATTCGCTATCGGAATGGCATCGTTTTTCAACCAGATAGCTATGATGATAGTGCAGGTAGTTCTTAACAACTCGCTAAAGACCTACGGCGCACAGAGCGTCTACGGCGACAGCATACCGCTCTCCTGTGCAGGCATCATAATGAAGATAAGCCAGCTCGTCTTCTCGATAGTAATAGGCCTCTCGCAGGGCACGCAGCCGATAGAGAGCTTTAACTACGGTGCTAAGAGATTTGACAGGGTAAAGAAAGCCTATATGCTCGCAAGCGTGTTTGCAGTCGGGTTCTCGTTTGTATGCTTTGTATGCTTCCAGGTATTCCCGAAGCAGATACTCTCGCTGTTCGGCGACGGCACGCCCGAGTATTTCGAGTTCGGCATACGCTTTATGAGAAGATTTCTTTTCTTCCTGTGGCTCGTGGCATTGCAGCCTGTTACATCGACATTCTTTACATCTATCGGCAAGGCTATCAAGGGCGTGTTCCTCTCTCTCACAAGGCAGATAATCTTCTTCCTGCCGGCTCTGCTGATACTCCCCCGTATAATGGGCATCGACGGCATAGTTTACGCAGGCCCTATAGCAGACTTTATCTCGGCTATAATCGCTATAGTAATGTGCTATATTGAATTCAAGGACATGAAAAAGCTCGAAGCCGAGACCGCCTGA
- the ispF gene encoding 2-C-methyl-D-erythritol 2,4-cyclodiphosphate synthase, translating to MRIGHGYDVHRLVTGRKLILGGVDIPYEKGLDGHSDADVLVHAIMDSLLGALALGDIGRHFPDTDPAYKGADSIELLKRVREIIAGQGYTVGNIDSTVCAQRPKLAPFIAAMRENIAAALDIDISQVSVKATTEEKLGFTGEGLGISATAVCLLLRR from the coding sequence ATGCGTATAGGTCACGGTTACGATGTACACAGACTTGTTACGGGCAGAAAGCTCATTTTGGGCGGCGTCGATATCCCTTACGAAAAGGGGCTTGACGGCCACAGCGATGCTGACGTGCTCGTTCATGCGATAATGGATTCGCTTCTCGGCGCTCTCGCACTCGGCGACATCGGCAGGCATTTCCCCGACACCGACCCTGCATACAAGGGTGCTGACAGCATAGAGCTTTTAAAAAGGGTGAGGGAGATAATAGCCGGCCAGGGCTATACAGTCGGCAACATCGACAGCACTGTCTGCGCCCAGCGCCCCAAGCTCGCACCGTTTATAGCAGCAATGCGTGAGAATATTGCCGCAGCTCTTGACATAGACATCTCGCAGGTTTCTGTCAAGGCGACCACCGAAGAAAAGCTCGGGTTTACCGGCGAGGGCTTAGGCATAAGTGCAACGGCGGTATGCCTGTTGCTTCGCAGGTAA